One bacterium genomic window, TCACATGCCTTGAACATGAAGATGGTCGGCCGCAAGGCGGCTTCCCGGCTTGGTAAAAAATACCAGGAGCTGAATCTTGTTATTGTCCACCTCGGGACGGGCATTTCCATAGGCGCACATCGCAAAGGCCGCCAGATAGACGTCAACAATGCGAACGATGGAGGACCTATCGCTCCGCAGCGCACCGGTTACCTCCCGGTAACGCAGCTCGTGAAGCTGTGCTTTTCCGGCAAATACGATCAGAAAACCCTTATGAACAAGATAACCAAGGAAGGAGGCCTTCTTGCTCATCTCGGTTCCGATCATGCACAGGAGCTTTATAGAAAAGCCCAGGATGACGAAAAAGTAGCCTTGGTCCTCAGGGCAATGGTGCAGAGCATAGCAAAGGAGATTGCAGCCCAGGCGGCTGTACTCTCAGGCGAAATCGATGCTATTGTAATTACAGGAGGGATGGCGTATGAACCAAAACTAGTCGAAGACGTCTCGAATAAAGTGAAATTTATAACACCAACCATTCTTGTCTTCCCAGGCGAGGACGAGCTTGAAGCGCTTTCCTTAGGCGCGCTGCGCGTTCTTACCGGCGAAGAGGAGGCAATGACTTATGAGTGAAAAAAAGTTTTTATCAGGAGATGAAGCTGTAGCGCGAGGAGCATGGGAAGCGGGATGCCATGTCGCAGCTGCCTATCCTGGCACTCCTTCGACAGAGATACTTGAGGCCATTTCTGCATATAAGGAGATTTATTCCGAGTGGTCAACTAACGAGAAGGTAGCCTACGAAGTAGCCTTGGGAGCCTCGATGGCCGGCGCACGTTCGTTGTATGCATCCAAGCACGTCGGGTTGAACGTGGCTGCGGATCCTTTCTTTTCATCTGCCTACATCGGTTCGCACGGCGGACTCGTTATCATCACTGCGGACGACCCTTCAATGCATTCATCCCAGAACGAGCAGGACAACCGATACTACGGCATTGCCGCCAAGGTGCCGGTGCTTTGCCCTTCCGATTCGAAGGAGTGCAGGGAGTTCACCAAACGTGCCTTTGAAATATCTGAACGATTTAATGTTCCTGTCATCGTTCGTCTTACAACCCGCACTGCGCACGCAAGCGGTGTGGTGGAATGCGAGCCGCGCAATGAGATTCCAATAAAGGGTTACGAAAAGAATATCTCCAAGAACCTCATACTTCCCATGTTTGCACGAAAGCTGCATGCATCGCTTGAAGAGCGCATGAAGGCCCTCAAAGAGTATTCGGAAACATCGGATATCAACTTAATTGAAAAGGGAAAGGATGATGTAGGTATCATCTCCGACGGAGTGGCATATACCTATGCAAAAGAAGTTTGGCCTGACGCCTGGTTCCTAAAGCTCGGGATGATGCATCCTCTTCCTGAAAAACTTGTCAGGGAGATTGCGTCAAAGGTTCATAAAATCTATGTAGTCGAAGAAAACGATCCGATTATTGAAACCGAGGTCAAAGCGTTTGGAATCTCCTGCATCGGCAAGGAGGTAGTTCCTCGTGTTCTTGAACTCAACCCTGACCGACTTCAAGAAGCTTTCTTCGGAAACAAACCTTCGACCGTAGACCCGGGTGAATTGCTCAATAGACCGCCGGCGTTGTGTCCCGGATGCACACACAGACCTGTGTTTCACATTCTATCCAGGATGAAACCGATAATCACAGGCGATATCGGATGCTATACGCTGGGTGCCCTTCCGCCTCTGAACGCAATGGATACCTGTGTTGATATGGGCGCCTCAATAACCGCCGCGCATGGAATAAGAAAGGCGCTCGATTTTTCTACCGACGAAAAACAGAAAAATCAGAAGGTTGTCGCCGTAATAGGCGACTCGACCTTCTTCCATTCAGGAATGACTGGCCTTGCCAATGCAGTATACAACAAGGCTCCAATTACGATAGTAATCATGGATAACCGCATAACGGCAATGACCGGACACCAGCAGCATCCTGGAACTGGAAAGACCCTCAAGGGTGAAGAAACATTCGAGGCGGACTCGGCGGATGTGACCCGCTCGCTCGGAGTGAGGAAGGTCTGGGTCGTTGACCCATACGACTATAAAGAGACGAAAGAGGTCCTGAAGCAGGCTATGGAAGCGCAGGAGCCTGCAGTTGTCATCACTCGCCGCGCATGTCCGCTTTACGATCGCACACAATGGAAACCGTATTACCTTGTGGATGAGAACACTTGCATCGGATGCAAGATGTGCGTCGGACTTGGTTGTCCGGCAATCAGTTTTATCGCTGACCGCAAGAAATCACACATCAATGAAGTACTATGTACCGGGTGTTCGATTTGCGCCCAGGTTTGCCCGAAAGGAGCTATCCATGCCTCAAAAGACAACTAATATATTCGTAGCCGGAGTCGGCGGTCAGGGAATACTCAAATTCTCGGAGCTTTTGTGCGAGACTGCCATGCGTTCGGGGCTTGACGTAAAGAAATCCGAGATTCACGGCATGGCTCAGCGAGGCGGTTCGGTCACGACACATTTAAGGTTCGGCGAGAAGGTCTACTCGCCTCTCATACCTGAAGCAAAAGCCGATTTTATTGTCGCTATGGAACACCTGGAAGCTTTGCGTCACATCTCTTTCCTTAATCCAGATTCAGGTCGCTTGATTTACGATACTTATGAAATCGCTCCACCAGAGGTATATACAGCTTTGAAACCCTATCCGGATGACCTTGAGATAAGACTGGAGAAATTTGCAAAAAAACGTATTCAGGTTCCCGCATTCGAGATAGCTCGCGAGATGGGAAATGTACGCGCTCAGAACGTTGTCATGCTCGGCTCCCTTTCGGTATTCGTGCCGTTCGAAGAATCGCTTTTCATTGACGTAATACGCTCCGGGTTCCCTGCGAAATTCGCCGAATCCAATCTGAAGGCATTCGAGCGAGGCAGGGAGTTAGCCTCGCATTAATGGATGAAATCTTAAAAAAAGCGCAAGACGCAATCAAGAAGTCGGAAAAACTTATGGTGTTCACAGGGGCCGGGATATCAAAGGAATCCGGAGTGCCTACTTTTCGTGAAGCCGGCGGTTTGTGGGATAAATTCAAAGTCGAAGATTTTGCTACCCTGGAGTCTTTTAAGAAGCGTCCGGTTGAGGTCTGGGAATGGTACAGAATGAGAAGAGACCTTGCAAGGAAGGTTGAACCGAACCCCGCTCATTATGCATGCGCTGAACTGGATAACAATCACGAAGATTTTATGATTGCTACCCAGAATATAGACAATCTTCATTACAGAGCTGGCGCAAAAAGGGTTCTTGAGCTACACGGCAATCTGTTTCGTTCCTACTGCCTTGAATGCGGCTCCAAAGTAGACGAATCTCAGGCCGATCTTGTTGGAGAAGTGCCGGAATGCGTCAAAAAAGGATGCAAGGGCGTGATGAGGCCGGATGTTGTATGGTTTGGAGAATATCTTGATCCAGACGTTCTCGAAGAAACGACAAGATTTGCCTCTGAATGCGATTGCTGCATCGTTATTGGAACATCCGGACTAGTTTATCCCGCGGCTCAACTGCCTTATCTTGCCAAGCGCAATGATGCAGCTATAATAGAAGTAAATCCGGAACCGTCAACAATTACTGCGATTGCTGATTATTTTTTTAAGGAACAGGCTGGAATCATTATGCCTAAGCTTGCTTCAAACTGAATCTTTGGAGGGATTATGAAGTATACATACGGACCTGTGCCTTCAAGGAGGCTGGGCTTATCATTAGGAGTTGACATACTTCCATATAAAACGTGTAGCGTTGATTGTCTTTTTTGCCAGCTTGGAAGAACGTCGAATCTCACTATCAAGAGAGACTCCTTTTTTCCTAAAGAAGATATTCTCAAGGAGGTCATAACAGTATACAAAGCTGAATCGCCTGATTACATTACCTTCTCCGGTTCCGGAGAACCTGCTTTAAATAAGGATATCGGCTGGCTGATTCGCCGGATCAAGGAAGAAACTAACGCGAAGGTCGTGGCGCTGTCGAATTCAACCCTCTTGTGGATGCCGGATGTCAGGGAAGATCTTTCCGCTGCGGATGTCGTTGTGCCATCGCTTGATGCGGGCACTGAGGAGTTCTGGAAAAAAGTGAACAGACCGCACCCTGATCTTGTGTTCGACCGCGTGATTGAAGGTCTTGTCGACTTCTCCAACGAATTTGCAGGCGAACTCTGGGTCGAAATACTTCTTGTAAGGGGAATTAACGACAAGGAGGAGAATTTCGAACCTATCCGAAAGATTCTTTCGCGTATGCACTACCGGAAGATTCAGCTTAACACCGTTGTAAGGCCGCCTAGCGAGAAATCGGCGCTTCCCCTTACCCAGGAAGAGCTTGAAGCGATTGCTAAAACTTTCCCTCCCAACACGGAGATTGTGGCGACCTTCCAGAAAAGAGGCAAACACGTAGGCGCTCAGGGTGACAGGGAGCGTATACTCGATTCTATCTCCAGAAGACCTATGACCGTTAAGCAAATAGAGCAGAGCCTCGGCATACCGTCCGAACGCGCGGAGATGGTTCTTGAGATGCTAGTAGTCGAAGGCGAAGCAAAAGCCACCGTTCACGGGCTTGAGGAGTTTTACGAGGCTGTTCATACGACGTAATCATCGGGGGGGGGGGGAATTCATATTGACAAAAACAATTTCATATATAATATTTGTTAAACAACGGCAACCCGGAGGGGTTATGACAGTTTTTTTCCTGATCGCTTTCTTGCATTCTCAAATTGATTCAATATCTGATACAATAAGCACTGACTCTGTAGCACCTTACAAATTGACCGACTTCAGGCTGCCTGAAAGCGGCGCTATGCGGTTCTCCGTCAATCTCTCCGGTGATATGAGTGGCGGAAGAGCATCTGATTGGGGTTTTGGGTATTCTAGCCCGGATACTTTAGATACTCTTTTCTGAAAAAGTAGTTCAGAAAGCAAGAAAACTACCTCAGGAGGATATTTCTCTATATCCCGGGACAAAGAAAAAATTAGTTATTCTTTTGATGCAGACTTTGATTTGTTTGGAGATGCCGGCGAGTCTTCCTATTTGTACCATGACTATGAGGGTATTGACACTATCAAAGAAAGCAAGCGAAGTTATAGAAACATCTCTAGCGAATTGGATTTGTCCGGACAACTTCTCTATTATCCTTTTGGTGATTATGTATATATTGGTTTTCAATCTTCTTTAGATAACTCCGGCGGATTTGGAAAAAATGCAGAATTTGAGCGGTACGATACCTTTGTTAATACGGATACGCTTTTTACGAGAGTATACTCCGAAGAGTTTTCGTTTTCACCAAGAATAGGCTTCGGAAGGATAAGACCAATCGAGTACGCGGCAAACGCCCTTGAGATTGAAGAAGTCTTGAGGAAAGAGCTGGATGTTTCCAGGAATCCGCAACTTGTCAAGGAAGTAGCCGAGCTGTACGCAAAAAGGTGGGAGTATCCTATCAAGTACTGGCACCCTGACTGGGAGTTCTACGAAAACCTCGAAGAGATATTCGAGAAATACGGAATATCCCATGAAGATATCCGCATTAAGACCTGGATGCAGATAATGGATGCCTCAGCAGTATGGGGTTCGCGACCTTACGGAATAAAGATATCTTTTATTAGTTTAGGGCTTACTCAAGGATACAATATTAGGACTGAAGAGAGACCCGAGTCTATGATATACTACCCGCCTTTATCGGAAATATCGGAAAACTATAACGCAAATTTCGGAATTAATGGACTATATGTAGATTGGGGATATCCTTTATCATATAAGACACATCTTGCAGGAAGTTTCAATTTTTCAGCAAATCCAGGGTTGAATTTCGGCATACAACACAGAGCAATCTATCGGACAGGGGCATATTACCCTGACAGCTTGGTTGAAGATACTATAATAACAGAAGCAGAAATAAACCAATATGAAGTAAATTACAGTATTTCGTCGTTAACATGGCTTTGGAGTCATTTAGGAATTTCACCAGAATTCTCAGGCAGTTTCGGAAAGGAATCGTACTATTACAATGGCTACGAGGATTCAACTACGTTATCCTGGTTGAGCAACGGAATAACTCTTTCTGCGGCATACTACTTTACCAACAAGTTCTCGTTTCATGTTTCAGGCGGCTTGAGTACGTATTTGCAGAGAATCGGAGACCTGCCGGTTACGTTTTCTGCCAGTCCATCTGCAAGGGTAAGTTTAAGCTATAGGATTTTTTAACCCCCAAGGAGGGGAAATGCTAGGAATACTTTTAATCATAGTTTCCCAGAACGCAGGAGATGCAGCATACAATCTCAGGGATTTCAGGATACCGGACGCAGGAGCCATTAACCTTTTTCTCGGATCTGGTGGTGATTTTTATTTAGCCCGCGGTTATCGTCGCGACGATTCCACGAGTAGAAGATCTCTAAGTTATGGCCTGGACGGCGTGATTCTTGCTGAATACAATTTAACTCTGTCAAGCAAGCAACGTTTCATAAATTTACAGATTTCGACACAACCGTCCGAACATGAAAGTTTTTATTATAACGTATACGGTAGACGTTACGAATATGAAAAAGATACCAACTTAAGTATTGGTAAATCGTTCAATGCTTGGATACATCCCAAAATAGGCTCTTCAACTGATGCGGGGTGGTACATCAACGAATCGCAATGGTTTCTTGGTTTTTCCGATACAGTACATGCAGGGGTGACGGTTGGTTATTCCGACTACTGGGAAAAATGGTATATTCGACCCGATTATTTACATTTAAGTCTGTTCATGGGAGGCGGGTTCGGCAAGGTTCGCAACGTAGCGCCTGCAGCTAAAGCCTGACAGTTTCTTGAGGAGGTTGCTCAACCTAGGAGAGAGGATATCGATGCCCTCGCCCAGCTTTTATCTACCCAATGGAAATACGAGATGAAACACTGGTATTACGAGAAATCCTTTTACTCCGATGCGGCTGCTCTCCTTGAAGAAAGAGGGGTTACTTCAAAGCTCTCCCCATTCCATTCCATGCGGCTCAGGGAGATTGTTCTTGCGTTTCCTTCAGAAAGACTTTACGGCAACCGGATTTTTTTAGGCGCAGGCGGAAGAAGTGATTATTGGTCATATGGAATCGGGTTGCAGGCAAACGTAATCGGCGGTTACCCCATCTCAAGGATATTTCAATTGAGCTGGAAAGGCAGCGGGACGGTTTTGACAAACGATTTTGCTCACATCGAGCAATCCCTTACAGTAGAACCTGAATTGGCATGCTATATCGGCGAGCGCTGGAAGTTTTCACTTGGGTTCGACGGCTACTACTGGAATGTTCCTTATGAATACAATCAATACGGTTTTGGCTGCTACATTCCATTTGTGACGCAGTTTTACCTTGAAGACAACGTTACTATCCAAACAGCCTTGACTTACGAATATAGAGAAAAACAAGATCTAGGCTACGGGTATTCAGGTAAAGGGCAAAAATTATGGTTTCAGGCTGCACTAACCTGGCGATTGCTCTAAGGAGGATATAGTGTTTTTAATAACATTACTTGCTATCGGTCTTTCCGAGGATTCGATTTTTAATCTCAGAGACTTCCGTATTCCGGAATCCGGCGAGACTCGCCTTTCGTTATATACATACATTAGCCTACCCTGGGGTCAATCTTCCTTCAGCGACAATACAGAACAGGAATTCACGGACATTAAGGTTGCATACTATCACCTTGGTATTCCCTGGAGTTTGCGAATTCTTGCTGAAAACAAGTTCGTGGATTTATATCTTGCACCTTATTCGAGCGGTTCATATCGTTCGTGGGTAAAAGACTTCAATGGAGTCATCGATTCTACATTCACCCGCATAAATCCGGATATCGGAGTCGGCCTTAATACCTATTCTTTCTCAGGTCTGTATATAGGCAGGACTCCCTTTTTCGCGGCTATAAGCGACACATTGAATTCCGGTTTCTGGTATGATTCGTACGATAACGGCGACATATCATATACGGCTACTACGAAAGGCGTATATGGATCATTATTTTTCGGCCCTGGAATAGGCAGAATAAGGAACGTTACATCCGTAATACATGCCTGGCAGTTCCTCGATGAGATTGGCAAAGCCAATCACGACAACGTCGAGACGCTCGCAGGTCTCTTGGCAAGAAAATACACTTACTCCCTCAAGTACAGCCGCTATGAGAAGTATTTCTACCAAGATTTAGAGAAATTACTTCAAGAGAAGGGTATTGTTTCGGAGCTTTCCACATACGATTTGATGCGGCTGCGGGAGATTGTAGCCACTATGCAGCCCGGAAGGCTCTCAGGAGTTCGTTTGTGGTCTGGTGTAGGTGGAAACGGAGAGATCACAAGCCGTGTTGGCACAGATACATCATTCTTGCGGACCTATCTCGACAAAGGAATCCAGATCAATTTAGAAGCAGGTTACCCTTTGACAAGACGCTGGCAACTATCAGGCAAGTTGACCGCCGATATCATAACCCCGGACTGGAATAAACTCGAAAACCACGTAAGGGGAGAAGGACAAATCTCTTACTACCTGACTGACCGATGGAAATTATCCTTAGGTTTAGAAGGACGCAGATGGGATGAATCTCAAACAACGCCATCAATAGAAACTGGAAACTCTATCTTTGATCAAATTATCATTTCAGCGGCCAAAGGCTGGTGGTTTGATATACCGCTCGGGGTAACATTCTATCTTGAAGATAATCTCTACATCTATGGAAACGCCGGTTACGGCTGGACGCATCGCGAATACCCTAATTACGACGGCTCCATATACGATCACTCCGGTTTCTTTGCAGAAACCGGATTTACCTGGCGTCTGCGTTAAAAAGTACTTTTGATGTTTCTCCGAGGGTAGTCGCCCTGTAAATTAGTTTCGAAATCCATGCAAGTAATTTCCAACATGTCCGAATGAAGGTGATGTGATATCGGTGTTACAGGTGTGACGGGGGATACGGGTATTACGGGTGTTACGGATGTTACGGGTGTTAAGGGTGTTACGGGGTCCAGTCCGCGTCGAAGAAGCCTGCTTTGACCACTCCGCCCCAGCCTTTGTCATAGACATCCTTTGACCATACGATATAATCTGGCAGACCTGCACCGGAGTAAAGCGTCGAGAAATAACCGGAAAGCTTTAAGCCTTCTTCACCGATACCTTCGCGAACTAGAATCTTCTTTTTAGGTGCAAGCGGATTAGGGAATACGAAGAGCGCTGATAGAGCCTCAGGCGGCAGCTTCTCGCCATCGAAGACGAACCTTTCCCCGTCGATTTTCACAGGCAGTCTTGATTCAAAAGCAGCGGTAATAGAGTTCTCCGCCGCACTGCCGAAAAGAATGAGGTTGAAACGCTCCATCATGTCTTTATCGACGGATGTGTCAGGCGCAATCATTACGCGTCCGTTCGCCCTGTACCACCATGCGGTGGATTCGTTGCGCGCCATGGATAAAAGACGTCTTGTTGTGGCAGAATCGGCTCTGGTTCCATAGACAAGAATGAAAGGTTCATAATACGCTCCCTTAATAGGCGGATGGGGGTGGGGGTAGGTCATGGATTTAGCAATCCGCCAGTCGTTTTTGGATAATTCAAATACAACCGAATCCGCTTTCGAGTCAATCCTCAGCGAGGTATCATCAATCTTTATCTTGAAAGGAGAAGAGTGTTTATCATCAAACTTCAAGGAGAAGCGGTTGATATTTGCGGTTTTAATACGGTATCCGTCATCTTCAAGCCAGCCTTCAATAACCGCATCAGCCATTCTATTCTTGACTTCAAAAATCCTCAGCCAGTATGCGCCGTCGTTCTGAGTTAAATCCGCAGTTCTGTAATAGACGTGTTCGGGATAGGTTTTACGTACATTGTTCTTGAAGAAATCGTAAGTCGGGGGGGTAGCGCCGCATGAGAACGTATCGCCATCAAAGACTTCTATCCATCCGTGCCCGCCGCCCGGCCATTCATGATAGACGTAATCATAGTCAAGTTGATTGAGTCTTTTTGCGTAAAGCCTTGCCTGGAATGCGGGAACATTATCGTCGGCTCCTCCTTGATGGATAAAGAAAGGCAGATTGCAGGCGTTTTCTATCCGGGCAAGCTGGTTGTCGCCGCGCAGAGCCTGATTACGCACCTCAAGCTGCCAGGGTTCCGCGAGGATTGCGGATTTCTGCCAGGTCCACGGCGAATACAACTCGTGATTGGTCCAGCCTGCCGCAGGTGATGCACATGAGAAGAGATCGGGGTAGGTCAATGCTATGTGCCAGGTTCCATGACCACCCATAGAATGGCCGGTCAAGCTTACACGATCAGGGTCAATCGGATAAGTCTTGCATGAGAGATGGTAAACCTCTATTGCGTCAAGCCTGCCCCAGTCCTGCCAGTCGAACCCGAAGTTACGGCGGTTGTTCGGTCCAACGAAGAAAGCCCAATCCTTTGCCTTGAAAAGTCCTAGATGCCATAGGCCTTTAGAGCCTGCTCCGTGCAAACCGAGGACTAGATTATAGGTTTTGGACGAATCGTAATTAAAGGGTTCCATAATGGCGTATAACTGGACTGATGAATCTATTGCGGAAACGAAAGTCGCCTCATGCGGCTTAGTCGGTATACTGCAATGGAGAGGCAATTCGTAATCTGCATTGCCTTTATTCCATACGATGCTTGCATGAAGCATCAGCCTGTCTTCGGGGACGGAGTCGGGGAGAGGGCTCTTAAGGACAAAATCGAAGGGCGCCTTGTAAAAGCTCATCGGAGCGATAGGGGGTAGCTCAAACGTATCCTGTTCAAACTCTCCGCCTCCAACAATAAGCTTTGAACCGAAGAGCCAATCCTCGGTTGTGTTGCATACAGGTATAGCGCCGTACAGAGGAGAGGTGTTAGCGCGGCCGTACACGAGCTCGGGCAACGTGGCATCGCTCGCGACGAGCCGGACGTCGCTATCCACTGGAATGAGCTTAAAGCATACCCTGTCGTCGCCTGCTCCGCCGAGATAGAGCCAAAGCTTGTTGAGTCCTTTCTCGAGGACGACAGGAATCTGCGCGTAGCCGTGAGCGTAAACGTCGCCCGGATAACTTTGTTTGTTCAGAGTGAAGCTGGTTCCAAGTGCGATTGCGAGTGCGCGTGTTCGCTCATTGACCTCGAATTCCGTATACGCGTAGCCTGTATTGTAAAGTGCGGATATCCCATAAAGGTCTTGCAGGAACTCCCAGTCCACGTTCTCATAGCTAGAAGATAACCAGCCAGTGGAATCCACTTTAATTTTTCTCCACTTGACCCAGCCGCCCGTGGCAAGCTCGGAGAAGAGGCTGTCGCCCTCTTTCGGAACGAAATTAGAGTCATCAGGAAGGTTCCTCCAGCTTCCCTCGCGTACGCCCGTTAAAAACGATCCGCAAACAAGATAATCCGAAGGGATAATCGTATCCTGAATCGACGGAACTGAAACAAGAAAGTACAACGCTAACATCATATATGCCTCCTGGTAAGATTGGATTGATGCTAAGCAAGTTGATTTGAATGTCAACTGAAAGGTTTCATCGATTGATATCGTCCGATACTTGACAATCTCAAGATGATGCGTAACCTCAGGTCAGTTGCCGTGTCGATTTGAATCGACAGGGCGACCATTTAAAAGGACTTTTCGCGACTCCAGGTCGCGATTGTTCAGCCAAAAACATCTAACCAGGACCAAGGAGGAATATATGGGCATAAGCTGGGGAATAGCGCTGATAGTAATAGGAGCCTTATCAGCAGCTTCGTTGATTGTAGCCAAAAAACCTAATGCAGCAGAGCTCTTGAACAAGATAACGCCTTACCAGGGCTGGATAGGCATTGTTGCATGTCTTTGGGGCTTATGGGGCATCATCTGGGCCATAATGAGCCTGGGCGTTTTGACCTGGGGAATCTTCGGTATCATCTGGTGGCTCACGCTGCTTATAGGAAGTCTTCTTGAAGCGGTTCTTGGTTTTATTCTTGGTTACGCTCTCATAACACAGTACGCGTTCGGCAAGAATGAAGAGGCAAAGGCCAAAGGCGACGCCATTCTGGCAAAGCTTGCTCCTTTGCAGGGCACGCTTGGAATAGTTGCCATCATCGTTGGTGCGTGGATTATTGTAGCCTGGATAATAACCCTTGCCATCTAGATAAATACTTTCGAACAGCACAACAGGGGCTTAATGCCCCTGTTGTTTTATCCACCTACTGTTTTTTTCACCTTATCGCTTAGTACTTAGTGATAGATAATATATCAAAAAAAAAATATCCAACTTTTTTTCATTAAATTGTAGTTTCTAAATGGCGCATGAATTCATCAAAGGTTTTTACTCGATCCTTTTGTATGGAATCCTTTGATGCTATTTGAAATTGTTTTTCATTTGATACAAAGCTGTTTTTTTAAGCTCCAAATAGAAAAGCAAATGGAAAATCATCTTGGACCAATCTTGTTCATCAATCTTGCCTTCGTATGCGCGACGAAAAATGTTTGTATCAAAATAAACAGACCTGAAAGTGGTGATTAATACCTTCTATTCAGAAAATGTTCATGATATGTGATGATTTAAACTTGTCAAATCTTTATCCGCATCCCGCAAGAAGGGGGAGAGTGTGGGTTGATTCGATTCCCCATCCATATGTG contains:
- the buk gene encoding butyrate kinase, giving the protein MGRIIFSINPGGGSTKVALYEDEREMRSESIRHSTEELAKFSSTIEQLGYRSSMINSLLDAWRTDKSILSAVVGRGGPFKPLVSGTYRVNEKMLSDIREGRVAADHPSNLGALLAYEMAQPLGIPAFIVDPVSVDEFIPESRISGLPEIERRSLSHALNMKMVGRKAASRLGKKYQELNLVIVHLGTGISIGAHRKGRQIDVNNANDGGPIAPQRTGYLPVTQLVKLCFSGKYDQKTLMNKITKEGGLLAHLGSDHAQELYRKAQDDEKVALVLRAMVQSIAKEIAAQAAVLSGEIDAIVITGGMAYEPKLVEDVSNKVKFITPTILVFPGEDELEALSLGALRVLTGEEEAMTYE
- the iorA gene encoding indolepyruvate ferredoxin oxidoreductase subunit alpha gives rise to the protein MSEKKFLSGDEAVARGAWEAGCHVAAAYPGTPSTEILEAISAYKEIYSEWSTNEKVAYEVALGASMAGARSLYASKHVGLNVAADPFFSSAYIGSHGGLVIITADDPSMHSSQNEQDNRYYGIAAKVPVLCPSDSKECREFTKRAFEISERFNVPVIVRLTTRTAHASGVVECEPRNEIPIKGYEKNISKNLILPMFARKLHASLEERMKALKEYSETSDINLIEKGKDDVGIISDGVAYTYAKEVWPDAWFLKLGMMHPLPEKLVREIASKVHKIYVVEENDPIIETEVKAFGISCIGKEVVPRVLELNPDRLQEAFFGNKPSTVDPGELLNRPPALCPGCTHRPVFHILSRMKPIITGDIGCYTLGALPPLNAMDTCVDMGASITAAHGIRKALDFSTDEKQKNQKVVAVIGDSTFFHSGMTGLANAVYNKAPITIVIMDNRITAMTGHQQHPGTGKTLKGEETFEADSADVTRSLGVRKVWVVDPYDYKETKEVLKQAMEAQEPAVVITRRACPLYDRTQWKPYYLVDENTCIGCKMCVGLGCPAISFIADRKKSHINEVLCTGCSICAQVCPKGAIHASKDN
- a CDS encoding indolepyruvate oxidoreductase subunit beta, whose translation is MPQKTTNIFVAGVGGQGILKFSELLCETAMRSGLDVKKSEIHGMAQRGGSVTTHLRFGEKVYSPLIPEAKADFIVAMEHLEALRHISFLNPDSGRLIYDTYEIAPPEVYTALKPYPDDLEIRLEKFAKKRIQVPAFEIAREMGNVRAQNVVMLGSLSVFVPFEESLFIDVIRSGFPAKFAESNLKAFERGRELASH
- a CDS encoding NAD-dependent deacylase, which codes for MDEILKKAQDAIKKSEKLMVFTGAGISKESGVPTFREAGGLWDKFKVEDFATLESFKKRPVEVWEWYRMRRDLARKVEPNPAHYACAELDNNHEDFMIATQNIDNLHYRAGAKRVLELHGNLFRSYCLECGSKVDESQADLVGEVPECVKKGCKGVMRPDVVWFGEYLDPDVLEETTRFASECDCCIVIGTSGLVYPAAQLPYLAKRNDAAIIEVNPEPSTITAIADYFFKEQAGIIMPKLASN
- a CDS encoding radical SAM protein; this encodes MKYTYGPVPSRRLGLSLGVDILPYKTCSVDCLFCQLGRTSNLTIKRDSFFPKEDILKEVITVYKAESPDYITFSGSGEPALNKDIGWLIRRIKEETNAKVVALSNSTLLWMPDVREDLSAADVVVPSLDAGTEEFWKKVNRPHPDLVFDRVIEGLVDFSNEFAGELWVEILLVRGINDKEENFEPIRKILSRMHYRKIQLNTVVRPPSEKSALPLTQEELEAIAKTFPPNTEIVATFQKRGKHVGAQGDRERILDSISRRPMTVKQIEQSLGIPSERAEMVLEMLVVEGEAKATVHGLEEFYEAVHTT
- a CDS encoding prolyl oligopeptidase family serine peptidase, giving the protein MMLALYFLVSVPSIQDTIIPSDYLVCGSFLTGVREGSWRNLPDDSNFVPKEGDSLFSELATGGWVKWRKIKVDSTGWLSSSYENVDWEFLQDLYGISALYNTGYAYTEFEVNERTRALAIALGTSFTLNKQSYPGDVYAHGYAQIPVVLEKGLNKLWLYLGGAGDDRVCFKLIPVDSDVRLVASDATLPELVYGRANTSPLYGAIPVCNTTEDWLFGSKLIVGGGEFEQDTFELPPIAPMSFYKAPFDFVLKSPLPDSVPEDRLMLHASIVWNKGNADYELPLHCSIPTKPHEATFVSAIDSSVQLYAIMEPFNYDSSKTYNLVLGLHGAGSKGLWHLGLFKAKDWAFFVGPNNRRNFGFDWQDWGRLDAIEVYHLSCKTYPIDPDRVSLTGHSMGGHGTWHIALTYPDLFSCASPAAGWTNHELYSPWTWQKSAILAEPWQLEVRNQALRGDNQLARIENACNLPFFIHQGGADDNVPAFQARLYAKRLNQLDYDYVYHEWPGGGHGWIEVFDGDTFSCGATPPTYDFFKNNVRKTYPEHVYYRTADLTQNDGAYWLRIFEVKNRMADAVIEGWLEDDGYRIKTANINRFSLKFDDKHSSPFKIKIDDTSLRIDSKADSVVFELSKNDWRIAKSMTYPHPHPPIKGAYYEPFILVYGTRADSATTRRLLSMARNESTAWWYRANGRVMIAPDTSVDKDMMERFNLILFGSAAENSITAAFESRLPVKIDGERFVFDGEKLPPEALSALFVFPNPLAPKKKILVREGIGEEGLKLSGYFSTLYSGAGLPDYIVWSKDVYDKGWGGVVKAGFFDADWTP